Part of the Gilliamella sp. wkB7 genome is shown below.
AAAGCCTATCAAACCGATGCGGTAGCACAAAAAGCTGATCAAATTTTCAATGGCGGTGCAATTCGCGGTTGGTAATAATTTATGAATTATCAACTATAAATATCTTTCCGCTGACCAATAAATCAGCGGAAAAATAATATAGAAAGAATCAATAAAACTATTTAAATTTTACCATTAATGAATAAAAATCTTAAATAATGACATATCAAATCAAACCTATCGGTATTATTCATTCCCCCTACAGCGAAAAATTTGCTGTCCCTCGACAACCCAATTTAGTTACCGCAGGTCAAGGCGAACTTCATCTATTAGCACCATATAATAATACTGTTAGTGTTAAAGGATTAGAACAATTTTCACATTTATGGCTATTATTTCAGTTTCATCATATTGAGCCAGAAAAGTGGCGTTTAACTGTGCGTCCACCTCGCTTGGGTGGAAATAAAACATTAGGTGTATTTGCTACCAGATCACCTTTTCGCCCCAATCATATTGGACTTTCAGCTGTCGAATTAAAAGATATTGTCATTAAAAATAAGCAAATTATTTTGAAATTAGGCAGTATTGATTTAGTTGATGGCACACCAATTATCGATATTAAACCTTACATACCCTATTGTGATAGTTACCCTACAGCTATTGCTGGTTATGCTCAATCAGAGCCTGAGAGAAAAATCACAGTTGAATTTTCACCGCAAGCACAATTGAGTCTAACTTCATACCTATCAACTTACCCACACCTTACAGAATTAATTACGCAGGTTATTTCTCAAGATCCAAGACCTGCATATAAACAAAATAATATTGAGCAACAAGAATATGGACTGACACTTTATCAATTTAATATAAAATGCAAAATCAGTAACCAACACGCAATTGTTGAAGATATCACTATAGATAAGAAGAAATAGTTAAAACTTGTCACTTTTTATTGATAAAGAACGAAGGTATCCGCTTTGAATAACTTTTAATAATTGGCGATAAATCTAATAACCTATTAAATAATAAGGTATTAACTGTTGTGAAAAAATTTTCAAATTAATAACTTGTTTTAAAATACTTAACTAAAAATTTATTTGTAAAGGAAATTTACAAAAATATCATCTAAATAAACAAAAAAGACTGGTATATTTACATAACTTTGATAAATTAAATACGGGTTTAATTTCCCTATATTTCCCTTAACCACTAAAATTTCATAAATTTTAGTGGTTCTTTTAAACGAAATATTAATGGTATTGAGGATTTTGTTTATTTCTCATTTGAGTAATATCAATCGTATCAAAGATGTAATGCTTTCCACAATAATCACAATGAATATCAATCTTTCCATCATCTTCATTTAGAATTTCATCAATTTCGTTAGCGGGTAAAGTCATTAAACTATCTTCACAACGTTGACGAGAGCATCCACATTTAAAAATAATATTATGAGTTTCAAAAAGCCTAACTTCTTCTTGATTGTAAAGACGATATAAAATTTCTTCAGTTGATAGCCCGAATAACTCGTCACTAGTAATTGTTTCAGTCAAAGCGCTAAGATGCTCAAATGAATCGGTTGCATTTTCATTACTAGGTAAAACTTGCAGTAAAATTCCTGAAGCCATTAACTTACCTTCAAATAAACCTATTTTAACAAACAACCTAGTTGGTAACTGTTCTGACTGTATAAAATAGTTTTCTATACAGCCTATTAATGAATCTTTTTCCAAACCAACTATGCCTTGATAGCGTTCGCCATTTTTGGGTGTAATTGTGATAACTATATAGCCATTACCTACCATATCTTTAAGTGAAGCATTATCAGCGATACTACTATTAATTCGAGCAACACCACGCAACTCTTGCTGATTATTACCATTAACTACAGCTAAAGAGAGTGGGCCATCACCCTGTAATTGTACAGCAATATCACCTTCAAATTTTAAAGTGGCAGTTAATAAGCTGGTTGCAACTAATAATTCGCCTAATAACTTTTGTACTGCTATTGGATAATTATGATTATCTAAAATGGCTTGGTATGTCTGTTCAAGACGGGTAATTTCACCGCGAATAGGATGATTATCAAATAAAAATCGATTTAGAGTATCCATATTAGTTGTTGTCACCTTTTTGTCTATCATATTTAAATTTAAGCAAATTTCGTCGCTCTTTTTTATCGGGTCTTCTATTAGGATGCGGCATAGTTAATGCATTAAGCTTGCGTGCTTCTGCCATTTTATCGCGCTTAGCAATACTATCGAGAGTTTCTCGATAAAGAAATTGGGCTTCAATGGCAGTTCTTCTTTGACTACTAATAGCCAAAATTTGAATCGTTTTTTGTTCAGAACCCTGACGAAGTGTCAACATTGCCCCAACTTCAACAATTTTACTTGGTTTAGCACGTTGCCCATTGTAATGAACTTTACCACCATCAATCATTTCTCTGGCTAGAGAACGGGTTTTATAAAATCTTGCAGCCCACAACCATTTATCTAATCTTACTAATTCCATCACTACCTCATATAATTTTATTATCAAAGCCAGTTTGATATTAAAATTGATGCAACCAATTAAATAGTTTGTTACAAATTATATAAGATTGCTTTTTTTAAAATCAATGTTGGGGGTTAACAATAAACTCATTGCCATTTGTAAAAAATATACCGGATAAACCAAATGGTGAAATATCACCATGTAAATCGGCATTATAATTGAAAGCGTTAGGAGGTTCTTTAACTAACTTCCATTCGTCAAGAAGTAAACTGCTTATACCGTATGCTGAGATGTGCAATGATAAAAACTCAGTTTGCAATGAATTAACTTTGGCAACAGCCTCAACCATTCCACCACTTACTAATGAACTAAAATTCAATAGGGTATTATACTGTGGATCAAATTTTACTACCAGATCAGGATAGTTAATATCGATCCCATTAATCGAACCTTTTTCAGCTTTTAAAAATAAAGTTCCAAAATATAAGCCCAATTTTTTATCTTTGACTAAAATTACATCGGAACCAGAAGCTTCGAAATTAATTAAAGTAAATGGATAAGTACGATTAGTATTAATTAACATGCTTGGTAACACTGTTAATTCATTGATTACAACTTGACTAAAGACGTCTGGCAATAAAAATTGTTCTAATTTTTCGGTTATTTTACAATCAACGCCCGCTAATAATAGCTTACTTAAATATAATGAGTTATTCTTCCATATACCCGAAAAATTCACATTGCCATTATTCCAAGTTGCCATTGCTTTTTGGATATCGACTTGTTGATCATTTAAAGCTAATTGAAGCAATACCGATGAAAACGTATTATTATGCCAGACAACGCTATCAGCATTAAAAACAATAGAACCATCCTCAACATGCCATCGATCATCATATCGTAGGTTAGCTGTTTCAAGATTACCTTTATCAATAATTAAAAAAGGCAACTGTATACTGCTTTCAAAAATAGACAACTGGCGAAGCGTTAATTTTGGTAATACAGATAAATATTTATCAAAATAATTATCATCCGTTGTTTGGAAATGAATATGGCTTACTTTCAATTGTTCAATATCTAAACTATTATCTGATAATATTTTTAATTTACTCACAAAAAAGCCTTTATCAAAATTCCCTCCTAAATTAGTGATAGAAGTAATATTATCGCGATGAAATCCTTGAATAAGAACTTTATTCATTGGTAGCTGGTTAAGGGAAACGTGTTGTGATGTTAGATCAAACTGATACTTTCCATCACCGGATGAATTAAATGGTTTAATACCGCCATTTAATTTTTGTAAAGATAAATTTATTTGCCCATTATTAAAGGAAGTATTAACAATAGAATCAACTAGTTTTAACGTATCTGCTGTAAAACTATCATGTTTAATATCTGGATTATAATTAATTACACCATTTATAACAGTAATATACTTAAAATGGTTCAATTGCCAAAGATTATTTTTATCTAATCCAATGACTAATTTAGGAATTCTAACTATTTCCTGTTTTTCATTACTAATAATTACATTATCAAATGATAATTCATATAAATTTGCAAATGAATGATGCATATTATCAATTGATATAGTGTAAGAGCTTAATTTTGATAATTGTTGACTGGCTATTTTTGCGCCAAAAGAAGTCTGTAGCAAAAAATAAGGTAAAAAAACAAAAAAACAAACAATTGTCGATAAAATAATTATAAAAAGTTTTAATCGTCGCATAAATAGACTAATCACTAAAATAAATTATTTAATAATTACATTACGATACCCCATTTTAATCAAAATAGCATCTGATTTCGATACAAATGATTTGTGATTGAGTCAGTTTTAAAGTTAATATATAAAAATAAGTGTATTTAAAATAAAAAATAAAATAAATAGCTTTTCTACTGTATATAAAGGTAGGTTTGTTATTTTTTATTTGTTAAAAAGTAAAACGGGAGAAACAGAGATGAAACAAATCCCAATGACGGTAAAGGGAGCCGAATTATTACGTGCGGAATTGGAAGAGCTGAAAAACGTTAAACGACCGCAAATTACAGCAGCCATTGCCGAAGCTAGAGCACACGGGGATTTAAAAGAAAATGCCGAATATCATGCAGCAAGAGAACAACAAGGTTTTTGCGAGGGGCGTATTCAAGAAATCGAAGGTAAATTATCACAAGCGCAAATTATCGACATTACTAAAGTGAAAAATACTGGAAGAATAATTTTCGGTGCAACGGTTACAGTAATAAATGTAGATACGGATGAAGAAACCACCTATCGAATCGTTGGTGATGATGAAGCTGATTATAGACAAAATCTTATTTCAGTTAACTCTCCAATTGCAAGAGGACTAATAGGCAAAGAAGATGGTGATACAGTTCAAATAAAAACACCTGGCGGTGATGTCGAATTCGATATTGTTAAAGTTGAATATATTTAAATTAAAAAATGTACAGGGCTTACACGCCCTGTTACAATTTCTATTTAGGTAATGAGATTTTCTTTTCTTCACTTGGCCTAAAAATAGTGAAAATCGATCCGACTTGTTGAACGGCTAGCGCATCTGTTTCGCGGATAATGGCTTCACAAATTAACTTTTTAGTTTCGCGATCTTCTGCAGATATTTTAATTTTAATTAATTCATGGAAATTCAGGGCATTTTCAATTTCGGCTAAAACGCCCTCGGTAAATCCATTAGCACCAATCATCACAATAGGTTTAAGGTGATGAGCTTCACTTTTTAAATACTGTTTTTGTTTATTCGATAAATTCATTAATTTTTTATCACATTAAGTTGTAATTTTGCTATTTTACCCTTATATATATGAGTAATCAATTGAAGTAACTATCTTATACTAAGGATTTATTATCTGTGAGTAACAAAAAACGCTCAGCAAGTTCAACGCGTTGGCTCAATGAACATTTTAATGACCGCTTTGTGCAACAGGCACAAAAAAAAGGACTACGCTCAAGAGCATGGTTTAAATTAGAAGAAATTCAAAAAAGTGATAAATTATTCAAACCTGGTATTACTGTAGTTGATTTAGGTGCAGCACCTGGTGGTTGGTCACAATATGTTGCCTCATTGATTGGTAATAAAGGGCGTATTATTGCATGTGATTTACTTCCTATGGATCCTATCGTTGGCGTTGATTTTTTACAGGGTGATTTTAGAGATGAACTCGTGTTGAAAGCATTATTAGAACGAGTTGGAGAAGAAAAAGTCCAAGTTGTTATGTCTGATATGGCTCCAAATATGAGTGGGCAACCGGCTGTTGATATACCTAGAGCAATGTACTTAGTTGAACTTGCACTTGATATGTGTAGAGATGTACTTGCACATAATGGCAATTTCATCGTAAAAGTCTTTCAAGGAGAAGGGTTTGAAGAGTATTTAAAACAAGTACGCTCTATGTTTAAAACAGTCAAAATTCGTAAACCTGAAGCCTCTCGTGCAAGATCTCGAGAAGTTTATATTGTTGCAATGGGTATGAAGTAGCCAGTTTAATAAATTTGTAGTACCATACTTCGTTAATTTTGGTCGTAACTATTATTTTTATGAGAGGTTTTTCTTTTGAACGACATGGTAAAGAATTTACTGATTTGGGGAGTAATTGCTATAGTGTTAATCGCTGTATTTAACCAATTTAGCGCTATATCTAATGGGCTCCCTCAAGTTAATTATACTCAATTTAATTCTGATATTGCCAACAAAAAGCTCAAAGAAGTGCATATCAATGGACGTGAGATTACTGCTACAACCAACGGTAATGAAAATTATGTTACCTATATCCCTTATTATGATGACAAATTAATGGATGATTTGGTGCTCAATAAAGTTGCAGTTTATGGCCAACCTGATGAAAGACCAAGTTTATTAGCCAATATATTAATTTCTTGGTTTCCAATGGCAGTATTTATTGGTCTTTGGTTCTTTGTCATGCGCCAAATGAATGGGGGCGGTAAAGGCGGGCCAATGGCGATCGGCAAAAGTAAAGCCCGCATGCTAACACCCGATCAAGTCAAAACCAAATTCACTGATGTTGCTGGCAGCGAAGAAGCTAAGCAAGAGGTAACTGAAGTAGTTGATTTCTTACGTGATCCTGGTAAATATCAAAAATTAGGGGGGCGAATTCCAAAAGGAATTTTAATGGTTGGTCCTCCAGGTACCGGTAAAACCCTACTGGCAAAAGCGATAGCTGGCGAAGCCAATGTACCATTCTTCAGTATTTCAGGTTCTGATTTTGTTGAAATGTTTGTCGGTGTAGGGGCATCCCGTGTAAGAGATCTCTTTGATCAAGCACGTAAACACGCTCCTTGTATTATTTTTATCGACGAAATCGATGCCGTTGGACGCAAACGTGGTGCAGGTTCAATGGGTGGCCACGATGAACGAGAACAAACATTAAACCAAATGTTGGTTGAAATGGATGGGTTTGAAACCAATAGTGGTATTATCATTATCGCTGCAACTAACCGTGTGGATATACTCGATCCAGCTTTACTCCGTCCTGGTCGTTTTGACCGACAAGTACAAATTGGTTTACCTGACATGAAAGGACGCGAACAAATTTTAGCCGTACATGTGCGTAAAATTCCACTAGGGCCTGATGTTGATTTATCGGTATTAGCGCGAGGTACACCAGGTTATTCAGGTGCAGAACTAGCCAATTTAGTTAATGAAGCTGCTTTATTTGCTGCTCGACGTAATAAACGTCTTGTCACCATGGATGAATTTGAAGAAGCCAAAGACAAAATCAATATGGGTACAGAAAGACGTTCATTAACTATGACCCAAGAACAACTTGTCTCAACGGCTTATCACGAAGCTGGACATGCGATTATTGGCTATTTAATGCCTGATCACGATCCAATCC
Proteins encoded:
- the tsaA gene encoding tRNA (N6-threonylcarbamoyladenosine(37)-N6)-methyltransferase TrmO, producing MMTYQIKPIGIIHSPYSEKFAVPRQPNLVTAGQGELHLLAPYNNTVSVKGLEQFSHLWLLFQFHHIEPEKWRLTVRPPRLGGNKTLGVFATRSPFRPNHIGLSAVELKDIVIKNKQIILKLGSIDLVDGTPIIDIKPYIPYCDSYPTAIAGYAQSEPERKITVEFSPQAQLSLTSYLSTYPHLTELITQVISQDPRPAYKQNNIEQQEYGLTLYQFNIKCKISNQHAIVEDITIDKKK
- the hslO gene encoding Hsp33 family molecular chaperone HslO, coding for MDTLNRFLFDNHPIRGEITRLEQTYQAILDNHNYPIAVQKLLGELLVATSLLTATLKFEGDIAVQLQGDGPLSLAVVNGNNQQELRGVARINSSIADNASLKDMVGNGYIVITITPKNGERYQGIVGLEKDSLIGCIENYFIQSEQLPTRLFVKIGLFEGKLMASGILLQVLPSNENATDSFEHLSALTETITSDELFGLSTEEILYRLYNQEEVRLFETHNIIFKCGCSRQRCEDSLMTLPANEIDEILNEDDGKIDIHCDYCGKHYIFDTIDITQMRNKQNPQYH
- the hslR gene encoding ribosome-associated heat shock protein Hsp15; the encoded protein is MELVRLDKWLWAARFYKTRSLAREMIDGGKVHYNGQRAKPSKIVEVGAMLTLRQGSEQKTIQILAISSQRRTAIEAQFLYRETLDSIAKRDKMAEARKLNALTMPHPNRRPDKKERRNLLKFKYDRQKGDNN
- the greA gene encoding transcription elongation factor GreA encodes the protein MKQIPMTVKGAELLRAELEELKNVKRPQITAAIAEARAHGDLKENAEYHAAREQQGFCEGRIQEIEGKLSQAQIIDITKVKNTGRIIFGATVTVINVDTDEETTYRIVGDDEADYRQNLISVNSPIARGLIGKEDGDTVQIKTPGGDVEFDIVKVEYI
- the yhbY gene encoding ribosome assembly RNA-binding protein YhbY — its product is MNLSNKQKQYLKSEAHHLKPIVMIGANGFTEGVLAEIENALNFHELIKIKISAEDRETKKLICEAIIRETDALAVQQVGSIFTIFRPSEEKKISLPK
- the rlmE gene encoding 23S rRNA (uridine(2552)-2'-O)-methyltransferase RlmE; the protein is MSNKKRSASSTRWLNEHFNDRFVQQAQKKGLRSRAWFKLEEIQKSDKLFKPGITVVDLGAAPGGWSQYVASLIGNKGRIIACDLLPMDPIVGVDFLQGDFRDELVLKALLERVGEEKVQVVMSDMAPNMSGQPAVDIPRAMYLVELALDMCRDVLAHNGNFIVKVFQGEGFEEYLKQVRSMFKTVKIRKPEASRARSREVYIVAMGMK
- the ftsH gene encoding ATP-dependent zinc metalloprotease FtsH: MNDMVKNLLIWGVIAIVLIAVFNQFSAISNGLPQVNYTQFNSDIANKKLKEVHINGREITATTNGNENYVTYIPYYDDKLMDDLVLNKVAVYGQPDERPSLLANILISWFPMAVFIGLWFFVMRQMNGGGKGGPMAIGKSKARMLTPDQVKTKFTDVAGSEEAKQEVTEVVDFLRDPGKYQKLGGRIPKGILMVGPPGTGKTLLAKAIAGEANVPFFSISGSDFVEMFVGVGASRVRDLFDQARKHAPCIIFIDEIDAVGRKRGAGSMGGHDEREQTLNQMLVEMDGFETNSGIIIIAATNRVDILDPALLRPGRFDRQVQIGLPDMKGREQILAVHVRKIPLGPDVDLSVLARGTPGYSGAELANLVNEAALFAARRNKRLVTMDEFEEAKDKINMGTERRSLTMTQEQLVSTAYHEAGHAIIGYLMPDHDPIHKVTIIPRGRALGVTFFLPEGDRVSESREKLEGDIATLYGGRLAEELIYGTDKVSTGASNDIKVATQYARAMVTQWGFSERLGPLFYEMDENSAYGRPKDISDETARIIDEEVKAIIDRNYQRARQILTDNIDVLHAMKDALMKYETIGSKQVADLIARRPVSVPDDWTESDEKAANKIPNEGSTTPPQPES